One segment of Blastocatellia bacterium DNA contains the following:
- a CDS encoding glycosyltransferase produces MALGSKTRRVLLVLPVAEQGGAESLWVDFLRRYDRRRLIPSVVFLRDGPLVERVMELGVETFVQPITRLSNPINYAQAVWKIRRIIERVRAEVIFSSLGYGHLYGGMAARLARRPAVWWQHGVARVENLIDRWASRIPAQMIIASSEVAATAQCRAFGTKREKLRVIYPGVDMERLASPDPSRVDDLRQQLGLERACGVIATIGRLEPGKGQDDFLRAARRVQLTCKDARFLVVGSEMFGMNRGYEAQLRRMALDLGLGQSVIFTGFRRDISELLAVCDILVHAARSPESFGLVLVEAAASGKPVVATDVGGPREIVVHERTGILVPPGQPEMLAQAITGLLKNPERCRTMGVAASRHARERFDISRAVEQIHDVIEHVAAA; encoded by the coding sequence GTGGCGTTAGGGAGCAAGACACGAAGAGTTCTCCTCGTACTCCCGGTTGCGGAGCAGGGGGGAGCGGAATCGCTCTGGGTTGATTTTCTTCGCCGGTATGATCGGCGGCGACTGATTCCGTCGGTTGTCTTTCTTCGGGATGGTCCGCTGGTTGAGCGGGTAATGGAGCTGGGCGTCGAGACCTTCGTTCAGCCGATCACCCGGCTCAGTAACCCGATTAATTACGCACAAGCCGTTTGGAAAATCAGGCGGATCATCGAACGGGTGAGGGCGGAAGTCATATTCAGCTCTTTAGGCTACGGTCACCTGTACGGAGGGATGGCGGCAAGGTTGGCTCGGCGACCAGCCGTGTGGTGGCAGCACGGGGTTGCTCGTGTCGAGAATCTCATTGATCGGTGGGCTAGCCGCATCCCTGCACAGATGATCATCGCAAGTTCCGAAGTAGCAGCAACGGCTCAGTGTCGCGCCTTTGGTACGAAGCGAGAAAAGCTGCGGGTCATTTATCCGGGGGTGGATATGGAGCGACTGGCCTCTCCTGATCCGTCAAGGGTTGACGATCTGCGTCAGCAACTGGGCCTGGAACGGGCCTGCGGGGTGATCGCAACCATCGGGCGATTGGAACCGGGCAAAGGTCAAGATGATTTCCTCCGGGCTGCCCGGCGCGTGCAACTCACTTGCAAAGACGCGCGGTTTCTCGTCGTGGGAAGCGAGATGTTCGGGATGAATCGTGGCTACGAGGCCCAGCTCCGGAGAATGGCTCTTGACCTGGGTTTGGGGCAGAGCGTTATCTTCACGGGATTTCGACGGGACATCTCCGAGCTGCTGGCGGTGTGCGACATCCTGGTTCATGCTGCGCGATCTCCCGAATCTTTTGGATTAGTTCTCGTCGAGGCCGCTGCTTCTGGCAAGCCGGTCGTTGCTACCGATGTGGGAGGACCTCGGGAAATCGTCGTTCATGAGCGCACGGGAATTTTGGTTCCGCCCGGTCAACCGGAAATGCTGGCGCAGGCGATTACCGGTCTGCTGAAGAACCCGGAGCGTTGCCGAACAATGGGGGTCGCGGCATCCCGGCACGCCCGCGAGCGTTTTGACATCTCCCGCGCCGTGGAACAAATACACGACGTCATCGAGCACGTCGCAGCCGCTTGA
- a CDS encoding M50 family metallopeptidase, protein MRRRAKNTSDGFRLLLMASGLAVLLWFLPFAEVIAYPIRIFVTILHEAAHAVMAWATGGSVASIRVSSDGSGLTATRGGSLLFISSAGYIGTMAYGVLLLLLCGRPRQARVVLAITALFIGVISLGLIRPVGSSGFLLGLALGVGGVGIAIFGSPRLTQFVVGFLGVESCLNALFDLKALVYLSTGSDVKTDARNLQELTHIPAVVWAILWTLVALALLFFALRRVRLTWR, encoded by the coding sequence ATGAGGCGACGGGCGAAGAATACGAGCGATGGATTTCGACTACTCCTAATGGCATCGGGGCTCGCTGTGCTTCTGTGGTTCCTTCCCTTCGCAGAGGTTATTGCCTATCCGATCCGCATCTTCGTCACGATCCTTCACGAGGCCGCTCATGCGGTAATGGCCTGGGCGACCGGTGGCTCGGTGGCTTCGATTCGGGTGAGTTCCGATGGCAGTGGCTTGACGGCGACCCGTGGCGGATCATTGCTGTTCATTTCCAGTGCTGGATACATTGGCACAATGGCCTATGGTGTGCTGTTACTTCTGCTCTGCGGCAGGCCTCGACAAGCCCGCGTCGTGCTGGCGATCACAGCGCTTTTCATCGGAGTCATTTCGCTCGGACTCATTCGGCCCGTGGGAAGTAGTGGGTTCCTGCTTGGACTCGCTTTGGGCGTCGGCGGCGTGGGTATCGCAATTTTTGGTTCTCCACGACTGACCCAGTTTGTCGTCGGCTTCCTCGGCGTCGAGAGCTGCCTGAATGCGCTCTTTGACCTCAAGGCGCTCGTTTACCTTTCGACAGGCAGCGATGTCAAAACCGATGCGCGAAACCTCCAGGAACTAACTCACATTCCGGCTGTCGTCTGGGCCATCCTCTGGACGCTGGTGGCTCTGGCTCTTCTCTTTTTCGCACTGAGACGGGTACGACTCACGTGGCGTTAG
- a CDS encoding ATP-binding protein, translating into MRLHVKITLSVSLIVVIVLIILFSFYWSAARGLVQEENRRDVELMVAQLGQHLSSERVVEDLAALRNDALFYKTVHREVDEVHIYGFTPTGVREVVTIPLGARKVLPIEFLQPVQQGKLFSRIERVSQGKYIIQAAAPIESVGQPIGIVMIRAQTASYHSLLTRLNRITLVIALLAIVTLTGSLDLLFRQLINRPVKEILAVMHRAEQGNLDATVPVRSADEMGRLCSGLNTMLAQIRRMQQELTDEQKRLEILVAEATSELSQRNRELQEANRELFALQRQLVHTERLAATGHMAAQIAHEVGTPLNLVSGHIQVLKSRMSDDDANRRFDIILQQIARIERIVRQFLDSTRQLKAEMVPVHIGPLLQQVVEMAAPTLESRKIEVTTRFDSKVPVIRGSPERLQQVFINLIDNSLDAMPSGGQLVILIRAEDHQVVIEYQDSGLGMTPDVLSRAFDPFFTTKQDKGGSGLGLAIVRQIIHEHGGEILADSRPGGGSRFVITLPVADEFPQAARLSSEIQTESVNAEDSRN; encoded by the coding sequence ATGCGCCTACATGTCAAGATCACCCTTTCGGTATCTCTCATTGTGGTCATCGTTCTGATCATCCTTTTCTCCTTCTACTGGTCAGCTGCACGAGGACTCGTCCAAGAGGAGAACCGACGCGACGTTGAGCTGATGGTGGCGCAACTCGGACAGCACCTTTCATCCGAGAGGGTCGTGGAGGACCTCGCCGCTTTGCGCAACGATGCCCTCTTTTACAAAACGGTGCACCGGGAGGTAGATGAAGTTCACATCTATGGGTTCACTCCCACCGGTGTTCGTGAGGTAGTCACGATTCCTCTGGGGGCTCGTAAGGTCCTCCCCATAGAATTCCTTCAACCCGTCCAGCAAGGAAAACTTTTCTCCCGGATTGAGCGGGTCTCTCAGGGGAAATATATCATTCAGGCGGCGGCGCCGATTGAAAGCGTCGGCCAACCGATTGGTATCGTAATGATTCGAGCGCAAACGGCGTCGTATCATTCTCTGCTGACTCGATTGAATCGCATCACACTGGTGATAGCGCTTCTGGCTATCGTCACATTAACCGGTTCACTCGACCTTCTGTTCCGCCAGCTGATCAACCGTCCTGTGAAAGAAATACTGGCGGTTATGCACCGGGCTGAACAAGGCAACCTCGACGCTACGGTACCGGTACGTTCGGCTGATGAAATGGGCCGTCTATGTTCGGGCCTTAACACGATGCTCGCCCAAATTCGTCGGATGCAACAAGAACTGACCGACGAGCAAAAGCGACTCGAAATTCTCGTCGCCGAAGCCACTTCTGAATTAAGTCAACGCAACCGCGAACTTCAGGAAGCCAATCGAGAGCTTTTCGCCCTCCAGCGTCAACTTGTTCACACAGAGCGGTTAGCTGCCACAGGTCACATGGCCGCCCAGATTGCTCATGAAGTCGGGACGCCACTCAACCTGGTCTCTGGTCACATCCAGGTGCTCAAGTCGCGCATGAGCGACGATGATGCCAACCGACGGTTCGACATCATCCTCCAGCAGATCGCTCGCATCGAGCGAATCGTTCGTCAGTTTCTTGACTCCACCCGACAGTTGAAGGCTGAGATGGTGCCGGTGCATATCGGCCCTCTTCTGCAGCAGGTAGTCGAAATGGCAGCGCCCACCCTGGAAAGTCGGAAGATCGAAGTAACCACTCGATTCGATTCTAAAGTGCCGGTGATCAGGGGCTCTCCCGAACGACTTCAGCAAGTCTTCATTAACCTTATTGACAATAGCCTGGATGCCATGCCCTCGGGCGGGCAGCTTGTGATCCTCATCCGGGCTGAAGATCATCAGGTTGTCATCGAATACCAAGACAGCGGCCTGGGGATGACGCCCGACGTTCTCTCCCGTGCTTTCGACCCTTTCTTCACCACAAAGCAGGATAAGGGAGGCAGCGGCCTTGGCTTGGCCATTGTGCGTCAGATCATCCACGAGCACGGAGGTGAAATCCTGGCCGACAGCCGTCCGGGTGGGGGATCGCGCTTTGTTATCACGCTTCCGGTCGCGGACGAATTCCCTCAGGCTGCCCGATTGTCGTCAGAGATCCAAACGGAGTCGGTCAATGCAGAAGATTCTCGTAATTGA